The segment GCCGCGCCGCCTCGCTGCTGCACACCGATGTGGAAGGGAAAAGCGATCTCACGCTGCCCGACGATGTGCGCGTGTACCTCGTGGCCGGGGCGCAGCATCTCGGCAAGAGCGACGGCACCACCGGCATCTGCCAGCAGCCGCGCAACACGCTCGATGATCGTGGCCCCGTCCTGCGGGCCATGCTGCTGCACCTCGTCGATTGGGTGAAGCATGGCAAAACACCGCCGCCAAGCCGATATCCGCGCATGGAAGATCACACGCTGGTGAGCTTTGATGCATGGAAGGCGCAGTTCCCCAAGATCCCGGGCTGCCAACTGCCCACGCAGGCCTACCAGCCACCGAGGCTTGATTTCGGACCGCGTTTTCACAGCGAAGGCATCGCCGACATCATCCCGCCCAAAGTCGGAAAGCCGTTTCGCACGCTGCTGCCCGCCGTGAATGCCGATGGCAATGAAACAAGTGGCATCGTCCTCCCAGAAGTCGCCGTGCCTCGTGGCACCTACACTGGCTGGAACCTCCGCTCGCCGCAGGCAGGTGCTGAAACGATGCTCTCGTCGCTTGACGGCATGTTCCTCCCTTTCGCCAAAACCAAAGCCGAACGCGAAAAGACCGGCGACCCGCGTCTCTCACTGGAAGAACGCTACCCGACACGAGAAGCCTACCTTGCCCGTCTCAAGAAAGCGGCGGAGAAGCTCCAGGAAGAGGGCTTTTTGCTGGAGGAGGACGTGGCGAGGATCATCGAGCGGGCTTCAGCGCAGTAGCCGTCTCGTTGCTTCCAGAAAGAACTTACACCCGGCGCAGCGGCTGGGAAAAGATCATGTCCACAATCGGTATTGGCGTGCGCAGGGCCGGAGCGGTGCTGGCAAAGGCGGGGCCGAGCAGGGCCTTCTGGTCATGCAGCAGCGAGATGTCATGCACGCTCATGCCACGCAGCATGTCTGCGGTGAGCGGCTGGCCGCGCTGATGGGTCTCCGGATAAGCGAAGGCTTCCACCCGCACAAATGCCGCTTCGAGCCGGCCGCTGCTATCTCGTTTCAGCGGAAACTCCGCCTGTGCGCCATCCACGATGCTGGCGATGCCTTGATCCGTGATGAAGCGGATCTGCAGCTTGGGGCGTTTGGCGTCGTTGCCAGCCACGGTGACGTGGAGGGTGTCGTTTTGCACGACGATGTGGCTGAAGCGAAAGCCGCTGCGATCATACGGCGCCACCACTTCTCCCGCTTCGCTCGCTGCGAGCGAGGCCACGGAGCCAAAGAACGTTCCCTGGCGATACGCACGCAGCGCGGCAGATTCGCGACTGTCAGCAGGCATGGCAGCGAGCTTTGGCACGAGCAGCACATTCCGGCCACGGCCGTAAGTGTTGTGGTCTTTGACAAAGAAGCCCCAGCAGCGCCGCCCGGTGCGCAGGATCTCATCCCAAAGCTGGTAGAAGTGCAGAGTGGGCGCGCCGCTGTCGTCATAGAAGCCACGGCTGGAACCAAAGCCGGAGGTCAGCTGATTCCACACCTCAATGCCCAGCACCCGGGGGTCAAAGTCCAGCATCGGCAGATAGTCCGCCAGCTTTCCGGTGGGATGATTCAGCGTCATGCCTCCGCCATCGGAGTATTGCAGATTGTCGAAGGCTTCACGGAAGACATCCCGCCACGGGCGGTTCGTGCCCTGCATGAGACGGTACTGCGTCACTGACACGGCAGCGGCATCAAACTCGAGCTTGGCGTCGATGCTGTCCCTCGTGGCACGCAGATAGATCGTGTGGCTGCCGGACGGGAGTTTGCGCTCATGCACCGATCCCTTGTCCGCGAAGCCATTGCGAAAATCACACTCATGCGCGCCATCGAGGCTGAGCGTGGCCATGGCTTTGGCATCTTTGGCGGCGAGCCGCACGTCCAGCCGGTAAACGCCTATCCAGGGCTTTGAGGCATCGAACACATTCAGTTTTTCAAAGCGGTGAGAAACAGGCGACGAGGCACATTTTGCAGCGCTCACCGAACTGCCGTAACCCGTGGCGAGCAGGCTCCCCAGCGCATTGGCATGCAGGCCGGTGTCCGTGTAGGAGTGATGCTCCGCATTGGGCGCGGCGATGAGTTGAGGATGCTTCGCTGCATATTCCGCTGGCAGCGGATAGGTCGGCGCGGAGGGGTAGTAGTTGCTGAAGGCAAAATGGCCGTAGCCCATGCCGAGGAAGCCATCGCGCGAGGCATCGTTCTGCCCCTGGTGCTGATGCGACATCGAGTGCAGGCACTCCCAGGAGTCCCAATCCACCGCCGCATACGGATTTTCCAGCTCACGACCCGCTCCCACGCTCCACGAGGTGGCGGGCATGGCGGCGAGAGTGGCGAGGAGCTTGCGGCGGTTCATCCATGCAAGTCGGCGGCGGCACTACAAACCTTTCATCTGTCATCGGCGGCAACACGTCAGAAGAATGTCGCGCAGGACGGCGTATTGCATCACCGCATGAATCCTGCTCCGAGCACCTCCCGCCGACATTTCCTCAAGACCACCGCCGCTGCAGTGACAGCATTCAACATCGTTCCCCGGCATGTTCTGGGCGGGCCGCGGTTTGTGCCGCCGAGCGAAAAGGTGAACGTGGCCATCATCGGGACCGGTGGGCAGGGTCGCACTAATGTACGGAATCTCCTGCCGCTTGAGGATTGCCAGATCATCGCCGTGGCAGATCCGGCAGAGTCGTTCAGTCTTGAAAATTTTTACTTCAAAGGCATGGGCGGCCGCCTGCCGGTGAAGGCGGAGATCGAGAAGCACTACGCCACCAAGACACCGAACTTCCGCTGCGCAGACTACATCGACTTCCGCGAGATGCTTGAGAAGGAGAAAAGCATCGACGCCGTGCTCATTGCCACGCCAGACCATCTGCACGCCTACTGCTCGGTCATCGCCATGCGGGCCGGAAAGCACGTCTATTGCGAGAAGCCGCTCACGCACAACATCTGGGAGGCACGCCACGTGGCGAAGGTGGCAGCAGAGACCGGCGTGGCCACCCAGCTCGGCAGCCAGGGGCATTCGTCTCTCGGCACACGCGAGACGATCGAGTACATCCAGGACGGCGCCATCGGCGCGGTGAAGGAGATCCATGTGTGGGTGGGCGCAAAGCGCTGGAATCCCACCCTCGCCGGAAAGCCCACCGACACACCACCAGTGCCTGCGGGCCTGAACTGGGACCTGTGGCTGGGCCCGCGCCAGGAGCGGCCGTTTCATCCGGCCTACTTCCCCGTGGCGTGGCGTGATTTCTGGGACTTTGGTTGCACAGGCATCGGCGACTTCGCCTGCCACGACATGAACACTGCCGTGCGCGCTTTTGATCTGCCGGTGCCCTCACGTATCGAGGCGCACGCAGCAGGTTTGATGACGAGCGACATCGCTGGGCATGGCGCGCTCATTTATTACACCTTCCCCGCAGCGGGCTCGCGGCCGGAGATCCGCATGACCTGGTATGATGGCGGCATGATGCCGCCCACGCCCGAGGCGCTGGGAGGTTTCCCACTGCCAAAACGCGGCTGCCTTTTCATCGGCGAGAAAGGTGTGATCCAGTGCGATGGCGGCGGCGGACCTCCACGTCTCTTCCCCGAAAAGCGACGCATGGAATACCAGAAGCCCGCGCCACGGCTGAAACGCTCCAATGGCCATCATCGCGACTGGATCGATGCATGCAAAGGCGGCGAGCCCGCGACGAGTCCCTTTGCCTATGCTGCCCACCTCACGGAGATCGCGTTGCTGGGCGTGCTCTCGCTCCGTGCGCAAAAGCCCATCGAGTGGGACGCCGCAGCGATGAAGGCCAAAGGCCTGCCTGCCGCAGACGCCTTCACCAAAGAACAATACCGCAAAGGCTGGGAGATTGTCTAAGCCATGAGCGAGCACATTGCCTTCACGGCCCTCACCGCATCCGACCGCGAACCCATCGCCCGCCTTCTGCACCGGGCGCTGGTGCACTGGTATGAAAGTCGCCTCGGCCAGGGCTCTCGCTTTGGCGGAAGCCATGAGCCCTTCACCCTCTTTCCGGACGTCTATGAGGCGCTCGACCCCGGCGAATGCGTCACTGCCCGCACAGCCAGCGGCGAGATCGTCGGCGTGTGCTTCTCGCATGAGCGTGAAACGCATGTCTCTGTGGGCATCGTCGCCACCGCGCCAGATGCTGGGGGGCGTGGGATCGCGAAGAGGATGATGTCGCTCGTCCTGGACAAGGCGAAACGCCTTGGCAAGCCCGCACGGCTTGTTTCGAGCCTGCTGAACCTCGACTCCTTCTCGCTCTACACGCGGCTCGGATTCGTCCCCGGGGCCATGTATCAAGATTTGCTCATCACCGTTCCCGAAACCGGCCTGGCCGCCGCCGCGCCTGCGGGCATCGCACATGTGCGTGAAGCTGTTTTGGCCGATGCGCCGCGAATCTCCGACTTCGAGTACTCTCAGCAGGGCATTCGTCGCGAAAAGGACTTCACATTTTTCATTCGCAACGAAGTCGGTGCCTGGCGTGTGCTCGTTTCCGAGGCCGCAGATGGCAGCGTGAACGGCTTCCTCGCCATGAGTGTGCACCCATCGTTCACCATGATCGGTCCTGGTGTCGCCAGCGATGAGACAACCGCCATCGTCTTGCTCTGGCGCGCTCTCGACAGCCTGCGTGGTCAGACGCTCGTCTTCCTCGCGCCCTGCGCAGCGTCCTCCCTCGTGCGCACTGCTTACTCCTGGGGTGCTCGGAATGTGGAGCTGCATGTCGCGCAATCAACTGCTCCTGTCGCTGGTGCGAAAGGCATCGTCTTTCCAACCTTCATGCCGGAGACGGCTTGAGGTCCTGGCTGCGTATCGAAAGAAATCTCATCTGAGTGGCTGAGATGCTCAGGAACTTCGTATAAATCAGAGATGAGTTGAGCAGATCGTTGACTCGTCGCGTCATGGGACGGCCTTCATGATCCGGCGCAAAGATCTAGCCTCGATTGATGAGGGGCGAATAGTGGGTTCGTCGTGGCAGGTATGGGGACTGGAAACGCCGGGGATAAAGACGACCGCTACAAATATGATAACGTCAAAGCAGGGTGAGTTTGCAGTTCACCTCGTGGGGCAGGCCGTAAATTGAGATGTCAAAAAGGGAAACTAGCCATGAAAACGCCTCTTTGTGCTGCTCCGCCAAAAGTGGCCGGGTAAATATTTCCCCGCCCCTGAAAATTGTCATTTCTCCTTCGTAAGTGCCGGAGACAGGACTCGAACCTGCACTTGTTTCCAAACCAGATCCTAAGTCTCGTTGTTGCGGGTTTCGCCAAGTTTGCTAATGTTCGCTTATGGTCGGCGCAGTTCATTATGAATCAATGACTCCAGAGTCATCTGGTGAGGTCATGAGCGAACGCGCGCGTTCAAACATGGACCAGAAAAGTGGCCAAGAAGTGGCCAAGGTTGTTCCGAGAGAAAAGAAGACGAAGACGCTGCCGAAGACTGATTCGCGATACTGGCTGGCTCGCTTGTTTCGAAACAGCTATCAAAACGGAGGCGAAACAGCTCTTACGCGGGATTGGTGCGCGCGCATTTCCCGCGCAGGCAGACGCGAAACGTTCAACCTCGGTTCACCGAACCGGGATGCGGCAGCACGCACCGCCCAGAAGATCTACACATCTCTTCTCACCCAGGGATGGGAAAAGACCCTTGCGGAATTCAAACCGAAGGCAGCGAAACCGACGCACATCGCCACCGTTGGAGAATTTTTGGCTGAAGTGAAGGCAACCGCAGGTTTTCGCGCATCCACATTCACAGTCTATTCTCAGAGCTTGCGACAAATAACCGCAGAGATCTGCGACATCGGGGACCAACCGGCTCTCGATGAAAACGGCCAACCCAAGCGCGACCGCAAAAAACGGATCGTTTATCTTTCGCGCCGCGACCATCAAACAGGGGGACGCCAGGCCTGGGTGGCGAAAGTGGAGGCGCAAACACTGGATGTTTTAACAGCTGCTGCAGTGCAACGCTGGAAACTTGCATACATCGAAAAAGCAGGCACGGCGCCTGACGCAGTTCGAAGAGCCACCAACACGGCCGGATCTATCCTCAGAAGCGCCAGAGCGTTGTTCTCAGAGCGCGCGCTCAAATACGTGCTGGAAACGCTTACCCTGCCCACTCCACTCCCGTTTGCCGGGCTCAAAATACCCAAAATGGGGGGCACTCGTTACGTCTCCCGGATCAACACCCACTCACTGATCAAGACGGCCCGTCTCGAACTGAGCGGCGAGCCATTCAAGATTTTTTGCCTTGGTTTGCTTTGCGGTCTGCGAAAGCGCGAGATCGACACGCTCCTGTGGCGACAGGTTGATTTTCACAGCGGTCAGATTTGCATCGAGGCCACTGAGCTTTTTCAACCCAAGAGCGAGGAATCTTTCGGAGCTATAGATCTGGATGCCGAGCTTCTGGGGCTCATGCGAGCCTGGAAGGCGAAGGACAAAGGCGAATTTGTCATAGCACCGGATCTCAAGCCGCAGAAACATGTTTCTCGATCCAATTACCGCTGCACCCGGCACTTCAAAACGTTGTACGCTTGGCTGAAGGGGCATGGTGTCAGCGACACCAAAAAGCTGCACACATTGCGAAAAGAACTGGGAGCAGTCCTTGCATCGGAGCAGGGCATTTTCGCTGCTCAGAGCGTCCTCAGACACGCGCAAATCAGCACAACAGCATCCTATTATACGGATAAAAAGAAACGCATCACCGCTGGCCTTGGATTGATGCTCGTTGATCCTGACAAAGCATGAGCCTCCACACTTTTCTAGACACTGCTTACAATGCAACCTGTCAATACAGCGCCCCAAAATGTTCCCGGTCTCTTTATCTTTGACCTTGGGTTCAACGGCCAATACGAAGCCCGGCTGCATCCCGACCTTCAAAGCAAATATGACAAGCTCTCTTTGAAAGCAGGAGTGGAAGTTCAAATGCTCTCGTGGGCCTTATCGTTGGTCCCAAAAATTTCGTCTTCAAATCTGGACTTGTTAATACCTCAAAATTTGTACAGGATTTTTCAACTGCCGGATCAAGAGTCACAGGAGGAATTTGGGAATTCAATCGAACCAACCGCAAGGATCGAATTGGTGAATACCATGGCAGAATGCTGTAGAATCGTGATGCAGCTGCAATTCACATGCGGAAAGGAGTTGAATGAGCTATCCGCCGTTAAGTCCCTCCTTGAAAAGGAAGAATCCAAAGAAAAGCTAAAGAAACGGTTCGGCTCAGCACTAAAACTTTTTCAGTTGGAAAAAATCAATCACGGCAATGCGGACACCGTTAAGGTTACGCATAAAAACGGATTTTCCTCACATGTCACCATACCTAGAAGAGCCATCGAAGTTGCGTTGGAATTGGCAAATCAACACTTGAGAGCCCCGTCAAGGTTGGAAGTGCAAACCAGCATGGAAAGCCAACATGATGAGCTGAAATTCAACACCTTTAACTGGTCGGTGATTTTTAAAAAGGCTGGACTGACCGCCTTAGCCAAGCAGGCTCCATGGAGGGGCAACTCAAAAGCTGTCAAGATAATTGTCCCTACCAAAAAAGATAAAAGTGCATAATGAATAGCAATTCGCCTGCGAGCGAATTGGAGGAACTTTGAGGGTCTTGTGAAAACACCTGACCTCCCCTCTCCTTGGCTTACCGCCCGCTGCCTAGCTCAACGGTGGCAGATCACGACCAAAACCCTCCGCATCTGGAGGAAAAGTGGAAAACTTCACGCGTACCATTTTGGGCGCGGGGTCAGGTTTGCTCTGGCCGAAATTGAACAGATCGAAAGAGAGTCGCGAGCGTAAAAACGCCCGTTTTGGGTTCCCCATACCGGCCACAATTTTCCCTGCGATCCCCATGTCTGTCGTCCGCTTCAACCCTCCCCTGGTCAACAACAACCCCCGCGCGCCACGCGAGAAAAAGCGCCAAGCCAAGCCGGAAGAACCGGTGGGATCGCGCGAGCTGGTGGCACCTCGGCTGCAGGACTTCCCCTCGATGAACAGCCCGCTCTATAACCAAGGGCTGGAGAAGATTCGCAAAGCACTGGGAACCAACGCTTTCGTGGTGATGAGCGAGCTCGGCAACAACCTGCCCGGGTTCCAGCTGACACAGGCCCGCGTCGCCGAGCGCACCCAGCTCAGCCGGTACGCATGCGACAAAGCCATCCAGTCCCTTGTCAATGCCGGCTACATCGAGCGGGTGGAGTGCCGCAAGGCGGGCCGGCGCTTCGGGAATGTCCTGCACTCCTGCCTGGCCGGGAACATCCAGAAACTGAACGGGTACGTGACCCACTACTCGGTCGAGGCCAACACCAAGGAAGCAGCCATGCGTGAAGTGCGCCGGAAGGAGATCCGCGCCTCCCACAACCCCAGCAACCCAGACCGGCCTGGAAAGGGCGGGAAACGCAAGCGCCGGGCAGTCGGTGACGAGACCGTGCAGGTAGCTGACACTTTCCAAGAACCGGAAACCCTGGGGCCCCCAGAAATTGGCACCCCAGGAGCTGATCCCTCGTACCCTTATAATGGTAATGTAACAGAGGAAGAGGAGAAGGAAATCCTCCTACCTCCTTTTCCGGGGGAAAAGGAGGTGCCCAATCTTGTTTCTCCAGAAGGTTCGGCGGTTGGGACTTCGTCGGTTGAACCCGGCGCCTCCGGCGCTCCAGACGCCTCCGGCGCGGAAGAGGGCGCTTGGGACGAAGAGTTCGACAAGCTCATTTTCGACATCTGCCCGGTTGTGCACCCCGAGCTCCGCTCCAGCCTGAACAACGCGATGGTGCGGGCGCTGGTCGCGCCCGAGTATGGTGAAGGTGCGCATGTCGGCTACGATCTGTTTGCGCCCATGGCCCCGGCGGCGTTTGAAACGCCGATTGCGGACGAGTGTCTGCACGGGCTGCCGCTGGGCCTGGAAGAAATCCCTCGCACCGAGCTCAACGGCGACGGTGCGAAGCTGTGGCTGATGTCGCACAAGATCGGCATTGTGATCATGCAGTGCTTCAAGGATTTCGATGACGTGACCAACCTGGAGGCGCTCCAGATCGTGAAGAAGCTTCGCAGCGGCAAAATGAACCGCGCCTTCGTTTTCAAAACGTGGGCCGAAGTCGTCTCCGGTGCGCGCAAGCCGTTCACGGCTGCGCAGGATTTCCTGCAGGCTTGGTACGATCGAGTCCTGCCAGATCCGTGTGCCGATTACGATCTCCGCAATTTGATCGAGTATCTGGAGCACAACAGCGGCAGCTTGCTGCTGGAGGAAGCGAAGGCGGAGTGCGATGCCGAGGAAACTTGGGCTGAATTGCTCGAAGAAGGCCGGGAGGTTTACGAGTTCGTGAAAGAGATGTCGCCTTACAACCTGTCGATGCGTGGCAGGATTGAGTGTTACGTGGAGAATCAGAAATGCGACAAAATGCCGAAAAGTCGCAGGACCGTCCTGCGGGCTACGATGGCGATGTGGGTGCACGCCAAGACGCAGGGTGACGAAGTCATGCT is part of the Prosthecobacter vanneervenii genome and harbors:
- a CDS encoding MarR family transcriptional regulator, which codes for MSVVRFNPPLVNNNPRAPREKKRQAKPEEPVGSRELVAPRLQDFPSMNSPLYNQGLEKIRKALGTNAFVVMSELGNNLPGFQLTQARVAERTQLSRYACDKAIQSLVNAGYIERVECRKAGRRFGNVLHSCLAGNIQKLNGYVTHYSVEANTKEAAMREVRRKEIRASHNPSNPDRPGKGGKRKRRAVGDETVQVADTFQEPETLGPPEIGTPGADPSYPYNGNVTEEEEKEILLPPFPGEKEVPNLVSPEGSAVGTSSVEPGASGAPDASGAEEGAWDEEFDKLIFDICPVVHPELRSSLNNAMVRALVAPEYGEGAHVGYDLFAPMAPAAFETPIADECLHGLPLGLEEIPRTELNGDGAKLWLMSHKIGIVIMQCFKDFDDVTNLEALQIVKKLRSGKMNRAFVFKTWAEVVSGARKPFTAAQDFLQAWYDRVLPDPCADYDLRNLIEYLEHNSGSLLLEEAKAECDAEETWAELLEEGREVYEFVKEMSPYNLSMRGRIECYVENQKCDKMPKSRRTVLRATMAMWVHAKTQGDEVMLADLRCDCSLAWTRQCMLVTSTGRRVVRGIQKLHKAGEVNFCLATEAGWHSFSEYDVLAKFHVVAADEALRLLNRNF
- a CDS encoding GNAT family N-acetyltransferase, yielding MSEHIAFTALTASDREPIARLLHRALVHWYESRLGQGSRFGGSHEPFTLFPDVYEALDPGECVTARTASGEIVGVCFSHERETHVSVGIVATAPDAGGRGIAKRMMSLVLDKAKRLGKPARLVSSLLNLDSFSLYTRLGFVPGAMYQDLLITVPETGLAAAAPAGIAHVREAVLADAPRISDFEYSQQGIRREKDFTFFIRNEVGAWRVLVSEAADGSVNGFLAMSVHPSFTMIGPGVASDETTAIVLLWRALDSLRGQTLVFLAPCAASSLVRTAYSWGARNVELHVAQSTAPVAGAKGIVFPTFMPETA
- a CDS encoding helix-turn-helix domain-containing protein — its product is MKTPDLPSPWLTARCLAQRWQITTKTLRIWRKSGKLHAYHFGRGVRFALAEIEQIERESRA
- a CDS encoding tyrosine-type recombinase/integrase, with the protein product MSERARSNMDQKSGQEVAKVVPREKKTKTLPKTDSRYWLARLFRNSYQNGGETALTRDWCARISRAGRRETFNLGSPNRDAAARTAQKIYTSLLTQGWEKTLAEFKPKAAKPTHIATVGEFLAEVKATAGFRASTFTVYSQSLRQITAEICDIGDQPALDENGQPKRDRKKRIVYLSRRDHQTGGRQAWVAKVEAQTLDVLTAAAVQRWKLAYIEKAGTAPDAVRRATNTAGSILRSARALFSERALKYVLETLTLPTPLPFAGLKIPKMGGTRYVSRINTHSLIKTARLELSGEPFKIFCLGLLCGLRKREIDTLLWRQVDFHSGQICIEATELFQPKSEESFGAIDLDAELLGLMRAWKAKDKGEFVIAPDLKPQKHVSRSNYRCTRHFKTLYAWLKGHGVSDTKKLHTLRKELGAVLASEQGIFAAQSVLRHAQISTTASYYTDKKKRITAGLGLMLVDPDKA
- a CDS encoding Gfo/Idh/MocA family protein — protein: MNPAPSTSRRHFLKTTAAAVTAFNIVPRHVLGGPRFVPPSEKVNVAIIGTGGQGRTNVRNLLPLEDCQIIAVADPAESFSLENFYFKGMGGRLPVKAEIEKHYATKTPNFRCADYIDFREMLEKEKSIDAVLIATPDHLHAYCSVIAMRAGKHVYCEKPLTHNIWEARHVAKVAAETGVATQLGSQGHSSLGTRETIEYIQDGAIGAVKEIHVWVGAKRWNPTLAGKPTDTPPVPAGLNWDLWLGPRQERPFHPAYFPVAWRDFWDFGCTGIGDFACHDMNTAVRAFDLPVPSRIEAHAAGLMTSDIAGHGALIYYTFPAAGSRPEIRMTWYDGGMMPPTPEALGGFPLPKRGCLFIGEKGVIQCDGGGGPPRLFPEKRRMEYQKPAPRLKRSNGHHRDWIDACKGGEPATSPFAYAAHLTEIALLGVLSLRAQKPIEWDAAAMKAKGLPAADAFTKEQYRKGWEIV